In a single window of the Caulobacter soli genome:
- a CDS encoding histone deacetylase family protein has translation MAARFPPIIHHPAFRAEMPPGHRFPMDKFSRLAAVLEAEGVAGPDGFVLPEPIDLESLLLVHDEAYVRGVIDLTLPVDVARRVGLPNTDSVARRAQAAVGGTLAAARLALEHGIACNTAGGSHHAQADTGAGFCVFNDVAVAARRLLEEGKVGQVLVVDLDVHQGDGTARIFEEDASVFTFSMHAEKNFPARKATSDLDIDLADGTGDAAYLEKLEVILPDLLARVAPDLVFFNAGVDPHADDKLGRLSLSDEGLARREAFVLGSCLERSIPVTGVIGGGYDADIDRLAHRHALLHRAAREALGA, from the coding sequence ATGGCCGCCCGCTTTCCGCCGATCATCCACCACCCCGCCTTCCGCGCCGAGATGCCGCCTGGGCACCGGTTCCCGATGGACAAGTTCTCGCGCCTGGCCGCGGTGCTGGAGGCCGAGGGCGTGGCCGGTCCGGACGGCTTCGTCCTGCCCGAGCCGATCGACCTGGAGAGCCTGCTGCTGGTCCACGACGAGGCCTATGTGCGCGGCGTCATCGACCTGACCCTGCCGGTCGACGTGGCGCGAAGGGTCGGCCTGCCCAACACCGACTCGGTGGCCCGGCGGGCCCAGGCGGCGGTCGGCGGCACCCTGGCGGCGGCGCGCCTGGCGCTGGAGCACGGGATCGCCTGCAACACCGCCGGCGGCAGCCATCACGCCCAGGCCGACACCGGCGCGGGGTTCTGCGTGTTCAACGACGTGGCGGTGGCGGCGCGGCGGTTGCTGGAGGAGGGCAAGGTCGGCCAGGTCCTGGTCGTCGATCTGGACGTCCACCAGGGCGACGGCACCGCGCGGATCTTCGAGGAAGACGCCAGCGTCTTCACCTTCTCGATGCACGCCGAAAAGAACTTCCCGGCCCGCAAGGCGACGAGCGATCTGGACATCGACCTGGCCGACGGCACGGGCGACGCGGCCTATCTGGAAAAGCTGGAAGTGATCTTGCCGGACCTGCTGGCGCGCGTGGCGCCGGACCTGGTGTTCTTCAACGCCGGGGTCGATCCACACGCGGACGACAAGCTGGGGCGGCTGAGTTTGAGCGACGAGGGCCTGGCGCGGCGCGAGGCGTTCGTCCTGGGCTCATGTCTGGAAAGAAGTATCCCCGTGACCGGGGTGATCGGCGGCGGATATGACGCCGACATCGATCGTCTGGCGCATCGTCACGCCCTTCTCCACCGGGCGGCCCGAGAGGCTCTGGGAGCCTGA